A window of Juglans regia cultivar Chandler chromosome 7, Walnut 2.0, whole genome shotgun sequence contains these coding sequences:
- the LOC108983845 gene encoding uncharacterized protein LOC108983845: MIQAMALHRQQHVAEGASASRRRNSQPRMFIRHNPLEGHERLWNDYFAEPSIYPPNVFRRRFRMHRNLFLRIHSAVEAHDDYFVQKRDASGRLGLSSLQKITAVIRMLAYGVTADLTDEYVRIRESTARLSMKKFVKAIVSIFGGEYLRSPTNSDIARLLEVGQNRGFPGMLGSIDCMH; this comes from the coding sequence ATGATACAAGCAATGGCCCTACATAGACAGCAACATGTAGCCGAGGGAGCATCTGCTTCACGTCGTCGTAATTCTCAACCTCGCATGTTCATCCGACATAATCCATTGGAAGGTCATGAGCGCCTTTGGAATGATTACTTTGCTGAGCCGTCAATATATCCGCCAAACGTATTTAGGAGGAGGTTTCGAATGCATCGTAATCTTTTTTTACGCATACATTCTGCAGTTGAAGCTCACGATGATTATTTTGTCCAAAAAAGAGACGCCAGTGGGAGACTTGGATTGTCCTCCCTTCAAAAGATAACTGCAGTAATTAGGATGCTTGCATATGGGGTTACGGCAGATCTTACAGACGAGTATGTAAGAATTAGAGAAAGCACCGCACGGTTGAGTATGAAGAAATTTGTAAAGGCGATCGTGTCAATTTTTGGGGGTGAGTACTTGAGGTCTCCAACCAATAGTGATATAGCGAGGTTACTAGAAGTCGGACAAAACCGTGGGTTTCCAGGAATGTTGGGtagcattgattgcatgcacTGA
- the LOC118348866 gene encoding uncharacterized protein LOC118348866, producing MYSGHVNEPTIILEAVASYDLWIWHAFFGLPGSHNDINVLDRSSVFATLAEGHAPPCNYTINGHEYTMGYYLADGIYPSWTTLVKTIPAPHGKKKKHFAACQESARKDVERAFGVLQARFAIVRGPARYFQPRVLKDIMYTCIILHNMIVEDERHQYLGD from the coding sequence ATGTACTCTGGTCACGTAaatgaaccaactattattttggagGCTGTTGCATCTtatgatctttggatatggCATGCTTTTTTTGGTTTGCCTGGGTCTCATAATGACATCAATGTACTCGATCGATCTTCTGTTTTTGCTACGTTGGCCGAAGGTCATGCTCCTCCGTGCAACTACACAATCAATGGTCACGAATACACAATGGGATATTATCTTGCTGATGGTATATATCCTTCATGGACAACATTAGTGAAGACAATTCCTGCTCcacatggaaaaaagaaaaaacattttgcTGCTTGTCAGGAGTCTGCAAGGAAAGATGTGGAGCGAGCCTTCGGAGTACTCCAAGCTAGATTTGCAATTGTGCGTGGACCTGCTAGGTATTTTCAGCCCCGAGTTCTAAAAGACATTATGTACACATGCATTATCTTGCACAATATGATCGTTGAAGATGAGCGTCATCAATATCTCGGGGACTGA
- the LOC118348867 gene encoding glutathione S-transferase T3-like, which yields MGSPSEEDPFFTTLLQNGGEGCTPTYEQYSNVMIQTTPLHGEKRPPPKKFQRGASFTVEEDNLLVSGWLNISIDAIRGTDKKSTQMWDRISEFYHEYKKPNIANRSIGSLINRWSMIQKCTNKFCAFLAQVESLHPSGATEQDKIEKAKIMYKEIEKGNFTVEYCWCQLRHEPKWQQHMNNLNTRRKPPDKRPANEQSLEVPDDVLEENVERPPGKKLEKDNLGKRKAQESCDANFNGALEKMTADRRLFMGERRAWVTKADEVRGAQLELDKRKFEAEIMSKDLSNMTVMQKPIS from the exons ATGGGCAGTCCATCTGAGGAggatcccttcttcaccactctcttaCAAAATGGAGGAGAAGGTTGCACTCCAACATATGAGCAATATTCTAATGTTATGATCCAAACAACTCCTCTTCATGGTGAAAAGAGGCCTCctccaaaaaaatttcagaGAGGTGCATCTTTCACTGTTGAGGAGGATAACTTACTTGTCTCCGGTTGGCTCAACATTAGCATTGATGCCATACGGGGTACCGATAAAAAATCCACTCAAATGTGGGACAGAATTTCTGAGTTTTATCACgagtataaaaaaccaaatattgCAAATCGTTCGATAGGGTCATTGATCAATCGTTGGTCCATgatccaaaaatgcacaaacaagttttgtgcatttctaGCGCAAGTAGAATCATTGCACCCAAGTGGTGCaaccgagcaagacaag ATTGAAAAAGCTAAAATAATGTACAAAGAGATAGAGAAGGGGAATTTCACAGTGGAGTATTGTTGGTGTCAATTGAGACACGAACCCAAATGGCAGCAACACATGAACAATCTGAATACAAGGAGAAAACCACCCGATAAACGTCCAGCCAATGAGCAGTCTCTTGAAGTTCCCGATGACGTTCTGGAGGAGAATGTTGAGAGGCCTCCAGGCAAAAAACTTGAGAAAGATAACTTGGGGAAGCGGAAGGCCCAGGAATCATGTGATGCTAACTTCAACGGTGCGTTAGAAAAAATGACCGCTGATAGGCGACTGTTCATGGGAGAGAGGAGAGCATGGGTGACGAAGGCTGATGAAGTGAGAGGTGCACAACTAGAACTTGATAAGAGGAAGTTCGAGGCGGAGATCATGAGTAAGGATCTTTCTAATATGACCGTCATGCAAAAGCCTATTTCCTGA